One region of gamma proteobacterium HIMB55 genomic DNA includes:
- a CDS encoding dihydrodipicolinate synthase (PFAM: Dihydrodipicolinate synthetase family~TIGRFAM: dihydrodipicolinate synthase): MITGSIVALVTPMTETGDIDWAALERLIDWHIANGTAALGLVGTTGEASTLSHPEHREVIRFGVSHAGGRIPIMAGTGSNSTLEAVELTVAAAEAGADCALLVTPYYNRPTQEGLYEHFKAVAGAINLPIVLYNVPSRTGCDLSSETTLRLSQIENIVGLKDATGDVERGAALIQALPEGFAVYSGDDGTTCDLLEAGASGCISVTANVAPAQMANMCKLALAGDIAAARIVDDSVRALHDTLFLEPNPIPVKYAMGQMGLINPMMRLPLTPLSEMHQGTLNKAMDECLK, from the coding sequence ATGATAACCGGAAGCATCGTTGCGCTGGTAACCCCCATGACAGAGACGGGGGATATCGATTGGGCAGCGCTCGAGCGACTTATCGATTGGCACATTGCGAACGGTACCGCAGCCCTAGGCTTGGTAGGCACAACGGGTGAAGCGTCAACCCTTAGCCACCCTGAGCACCGTGAGGTTATCCGTTTTGGTGTGAGTCACGCCGGGGGACGAATCCCCATTATGGCGGGCACGGGCTCGAACTCGACCTTAGAGGCCGTTGAATTAACGGTAGCAGCTGCCGAGGCGGGCGCAGACTGCGCGCTACTCGTCACACCATATTACAACCGGCCTACGCAAGAGGGTTTGTACGAGCACTTCAAGGCAGTGGCGGGTGCGATTAACTTACCAATCGTGCTCTACAACGTTCCTTCGAGAACCGGCTGCGATCTTTCTTCTGAAACGACACTGCGTCTGAGTCAGATAGAAAATATCGTCGGTTTGAAGGACGCGACAGGCGATGTCGAAAGAGGAGCCGCGCTCATACAGGCATTGCCGGAGGGATTCGCTGTCTATTCTGGGGATGATGGCACAACCTGCGATCTACTCGAGGCGGGTGCCTCGGGTTGCATTTCGGTTACCGCTAACGTGGCGCCTGCTCAAATGGCGAATATGTGTAAACTGGCGTTAGCAGGTGATATTGCGGCGGCGCGCATTGTTGATGACAGTGTGAGAGCGTTACACGATACGCTTTTCCTCGAGCCGAATCCTATTCCCGTTAAATACGCGATGGGACAGATGGGCTTGATTAATCCTATGATGAGATTACCCCTGACACCATTGAGTGAGATGCATCAGGGAACATTGAACAAGGCAATGGACGAATGCTTAAAATAA
- a CDS encoding NUDIX family protein (PFAM: NUDIX domain) yields the protein MLTNIDLPIEDRDGAVLAATILLVRDGEDGLEILLLKRNANAKNMADVWMFPGGKIDEEDAGSNELERAARGGLRELCEEADVSLDLDSLTTFSHWLTPAGQKRRFATWFFIAALPAEAAVEVDGEEMVEAAWMAPRDAVDEHRAGRLRLPPPTVVSLLDVSGSDSAREAIQRASKRQAPYFYPKILADNPDDIVMLYPGDAGYETGDREAEGVRHRAFWVDGVIDYERSFEFPPA from the coding sequence ATGCTAACCAACATTGATCTGCCCATTGAGGATCGTGATGGCGCCGTTTTAGCCGCAACAATCCTGCTCGTTAGAGACGGCGAGGATGGGTTGGAAATTCTCTTGCTCAAACGCAATGCCAATGCAAAGAACATGGCTGATGTCTGGATGTTTCCGGGTGGCAAGATTGATGAAGAGGATGCGGGCAGTAATGAGTTGGAGCGTGCTGCCAGAGGTGGGCTGCGAGAGCTATGCGAGGAGGCGGATGTCTCGCTTGATCTCGATTCGCTGACGACGTTTTCGCACTGGCTGACACCCGCAGGGCAAAAGCGCCGTTTCGCAACCTGGTTTTTCATTGCGGCGCTTCCCGCAGAGGCGGCTGTAGAAGTTGACGGAGAGGAAATGGTGGAGGCTGCCTGGATGGCGCCCCGCGATGCTGTCGATGAGCATCGTGCTGGCAGGCTACGATTACCGCCACCCACTGTTGTCAGCCTGTTGGATGTCTCTGGTAGCGATAGCGCGCGCGAGGCAATTCAACGAGCAAGTAAACGACAAGCGCCATATTTTTATCCAAAAATTCTGGCTGACAATCCAGACGATATTGTCATGTTGTATCCAGGTGACGCCGGTTACGAAACGGGTGACAGAGAGGCTGAAGGTGTTCGTCACAGAGCCTTTTGGGTGGACGGTGTTATCGATTACGAACGCAGCTTCGAGTTCCCTCCAGCATAG
- a CDS encoding metal-dependent hydrolase, beta-lactamase superfamily I (PFAM: Metallo-beta-lactamase superfamily) gives MLRLASLGSGSKGNATLIASKDTVLLIDCGFPVREMMARLPRLGLEVTDIDAVLVTHEHSDHIAGVAALAKAASAPVYTTYGTRQSGKLDSARSVVEIESDSSFAIGDIEVRAVTVPHDARQPVQYRFFHNGVAVGVLTDLGCVSPHVQAAFSGCDMLLLEFNHDLDMLRRGPYPAALKRRVAGDYGHLNNEQAMTMLVSMTDGAPKVVVAGHISEQNNSVEAVSSRLEEWSRQVEAQVLYATQSQGFDWISPDSASLSVNVA, from the coding sequence ATGTTGCGACTCGCCTCGCTAGGCTCTGGCAGTAAAGGCAACGCGACGCTGATCGCCTCGAAAGACACGGTCCTACTGATCGACTGTGGCTTCCCTGTGCGGGAGATGATGGCTCGCCTGCCTCGGCTGGGTTTGGAGGTCACTGACATCGATGCGGTATTGGTGACGCACGAACATTCAGACCACATCGCGGGTGTTGCTGCGTTAGCAAAGGCGGCGTCTGCTCCGGTATATACCACTTACGGTACTCGGCAATCCGGTAAGTTGGATTCCGCGCGCTCGGTAGTGGAAATTGAAAGCGACTCATCATTTGCCATTGGCGACATCGAAGTAAGGGCGGTAACCGTTCCTCACGACGCAAGGCAGCCCGTGCAATATCGTTTCTTCCACAATGGTGTCGCGGTTGGTGTGCTTACTGATCTCGGCTGCGTCTCGCCCCACGTCCAAGCCGCGTTTTCCGGGTGTGACATGTTGCTACTCGAGTTTAATCACGACTTAGACATGTTGCGGCGTGGACCCTACCCCGCAGCATTAAAACGCCGTGTCGCTGGTGACTATGGACACCTGAATAATGAACAAGCAATGACGATGCTTGTGTCTATGACTGACGGTGCGCCAAAGGTGGTCGTCGCTGGTCATATCTCCGAGCAAAATAATTCGGTTGAAGCTGTCTCATCTCGACTTGAGGAGTGGTCGCGTCAGGTAGAAGCGCAAGTGCTTTACGCCACTCAGAGTCAGGGATTTGACTGGATATCGCCCGATTCGGCCTCACTTTCTGTCAACGTCGCCTGA
- a CDS encoding succinyl-diaminopimelate desuccinylase (PFAM: Peptidase family M20/M25/M40; Peptidase dimerisation domain~TIGRFAM: succinyl-diaminopimelate desuccinylase, proteobacterial clade), with amino-acid sequence MQTTNAHTDAIALTKELIEKQSVTPADDGCQPLMAERLSNIGFTCESLPAEEVLNLWATRGDEGPLLVFAGHTDVVPPGPLEHWDSDPFTPTERDGFLFGRGAADMKSSLAAMIVATESFVAKHPTHKGRIGFLITADEEGPAVYGTRHVVDTLLARGESIDWCIVGEPSSTSRLGDTIKNGRRGSINATLTIKGKQGHVAYPHLADNPMHKAFEVLQRLSALEWDQGNDFFDPTQLQFSNIQSGTGATNVIPGELTAIFNLRFSTEITADGIKEKCQAVLDESGVEYEIDWQLSGNPFLTEPGELVEAATKSIVDVTGVDTVLSTGGGTSDGRFIAKMGGQIIELGVINESIHQRNEHVLISDIPKLAAIYEEILIQLLA; translated from the coding sequence ATGCAAACAACTAACGCGCACACTGATGCCATAGCCCTAACCAAGGAGCTGATCGAAAAGCAGTCGGTAACACCTGCTGATGATGGTTGTCAGCCGCTTATGGCGGAACGACTCAGCAACATCGGCTTTACCTGCGAGTCTCTGCCCGCTGAGGAAGTGTTGAATCTGTGGGCAACGCGGGGCGATGAGGGACCATTACTGGTTTTTGCAGGACATACCGATGTTGTGCCACCCGGTCCCCTAGAACACTGGGATAGCGACCCGTTCACTCCGACCGAACGCGACGGGTTCTTGTTTGGTCGAGGCGCGGCAGATATGAAATCGAGCCTTGCGGCAATGATCGTTGCGACAGAGTCGTTCGTTGCCAAGCATCCTACTCACAAAGGGCGAATCGGGTTCTTAATTACCGCGGATGAGGAAGGGCCAGCGGTTTATGGCACACGCCATGTGGTAGATACACTCCTGGCTCGAGGCGAATCCATCGATTGGTGTATTGTTGGTGAGCCCTCAAGCACATCGCGGCTTGGTGATACCATCAAAAACGGGCGTCGAGGCTCCATCAATGCAACGCTCACGATTAAGGGAAAGCAGGGCCATGTTGCATACCCGCACTTAGCGGATAATCCCATGCACAAAGCCTTCGAAGTGCTGCAACGACTAAGTGCGCTTGAGTGGGATCAAGGCAATGACTTCTTTGACCCAACGCAGCTGCAGTTTTCTAACATACAGTCGGGAACCGGTGCGACCAATGTGATTCCAGGCGAGTTGACCGCTATTTTCAATTTGCGTTTCTCAACGGAAATAACCGCAGATGGTATTAAAGAAAAATGCCAAGCAGTCCTTGATGAGAGTGGTGTTGAGTACGAGATTGACTGGCAATTAAGTGGTAACCCGTTCCTCACTGAACCCGGAGAGCTTGTTGAAGCTGCCACAAAAAGCATCGTCGATGTTACCGGTGTCGATACCGTGCTGAGTACCGGTGGCGGCACCTCTGACGGACGGTTTATTGCAAAAATGGGTGGGCAGATTATAGAGCTTGGCGTGATCAACGAATCGATCCACCAACGCAACGAGCATGTGCTTATCTCAGACATTCCGAAACTAGCCGCAATTTACGAAGAGATCCTGATCCAACTCCTCGCTTAG
- a CDS encoding transcriptional regulator, Spx/MgsR family (PFAM: ArsC family~TIGRFAM: transcriptional regulator, Spx/MgsR family), whose amino-acid sequence MTTIYGIPNCDSVKKARKWLETQDIAYTFVDVRENTPPNTQIAHWVSVLGPEKMVNKRSTTWKNMSEDERAEAQAGDTVAVLLANPTLIKRPVLEHNDVLDVGFKADAYAAYFS is encoded by the coding sequence ATGACTACTATCTACGGCATTCCAAATTGCGACAGCGTTAAGAAAGCGCGAAAGTGGCTAGAGACGCAGGATATTGCCTATACCTTTGTCGATGTGCGTGAGAACACGCCACCCAACACTCAAATTGCGCATTGGGTTTCCGTGCTGGGACCAGAGAAGATGGTCAACAAGCGCAGCACCACGTGGAAGAATATGTCGGAAGACGAACGCGCCGAAGCGCAGGCCGGCGATACTGTTGCCGTCTTGCTTGCAAATCCAACGCTGATTAAACGTCCCGTGTTAGAACACAACGACGTTTTGGATGTTGGGTTCAAGGCAGACGCTTACGCCGCTTATTTTTCCTAG
- a CDS encoding succinyldiaminopimelate aminotransferase apoenzyme (PFAM: Aminotransferase class I and II~TIGRFAM: succinyldiaminopimelate transaminase) encodes MNPGMNTLHPYPFEKLAELTSGVDLPSLRRIPLTIGEPKHQPPAHVLEALVASIEEMAKYPTIVGTVELRQQIASWIARRFKTRAVDPVSEVLPVNGTREGLFAIAQALVTPGKAGGVVIPNPFYQIYEGAALLTNVEPLLVPATESTEHLANYRLLTDDDWQRCEMLFLCTPGNPSGAVIPETDLHYLIEKALEHDVILISDECYSELYYDEEKPPVGLLEAAQSYGNTAFKNCLVFHSLSKRSNLPGLRSGFVAGDADLIVQFKRYRTYHGCAMPLHHQFASIAAWSDEDHVVENRALYRAKFDAVTERLAPVLPVSIPEAGFYLWPRTPVSDTEFAKDLLRHTNVAVLPGSFLGRSVNGVNPGADHIRMALVATMTETLEAADRICHWLKQG; translated from the coding sequence ATGAATCCGGGTATGAATACGCTCCACCCCTACCCTTTCGAGAAGCTAGCTGAGCTAACATCGGGCGTGGACCTTCCCTCGCTTCGCCGTATCCCTCTCACTATCGGTGAGCCAAAGCACCAACCACCCGCACATGTATTAGAGGCGCTCGTCGCATCCATCGAGGAAATGGCGAAATACCCAACTATCGTTGGCACTGTGGAATTAAGACAGCAAATTGCAAGCTGGATTGCCAGGCGGTTTAAAACGCGCGCTGTTGACCCTGTGAGCGAAGTACTGCCGGTAAATGGTACTCGGGAAGGGTTATTTGCTATCGCTCAAGCGCTTGTCACACCGGGTAAAGCAGGCGGGGTGGTTATACCTAATCCGTTCTACCAAATTTACGAGGGCGCAGCCTTACTGACCAACGTAGAACCGCTCCTTGTTCCAGCAACTGAAAGCACGGAGCATCTTGCCAACTACCGACTACTTACCGACGATGACTGGCAACGGTGCGAGATGCTTTTCCTGTGCACGCCTGGCAATCCGTCCGGCGCAGTAATTCCTGAAACTGATCTGCATTATCTGATCGAAAAAGCGCTCGAGCACGACGTGATTTTAATCAGTGACGAATGCTACAGCGAGCTCTACTACGACGAAGAAAAGCCACCGGTGGGACTACTTGAGGCAGCGCAGAGCTACGGCAACACGGCTTTCAAGAATTGCCTGGTATTTCACAGCTTGTCGAAGCGCTCGAATCTGCCAGGCCTGCGGTCGGGATTCGTTGCGGGCGATGCCGACCTCATTGTTCAATTCAAACGCTATCGCACATACCACGGCTGTGCGATGCCGCTGCACCATCAGTTCGCAAGTATTGCGGCGTGGTCTGACGAGGACCACGTGGTCGAGAACCGAGCGCTCTATCGGGCAAAATTCGATGCAGTTACCGAGCGTCTTGCTCCCGTTTTGCCTGTGTCGATTCCGGAGGCTGGTTTCTACTTGTGGCCGAGGACGCCTGTAAGCGACACGGAATTCGCAAAAGATTTACTTAGACATACCAATGTGGCGGTTTTGCCCGGAAGTTTTTTGGGACGCTCGGTAAACGGCGTCAATCCGGGTGCCGACCATATTCGCATGGCCCTTGTTGCAACAATGACCGAGACACTCGAAGCTGCAGATAGAATTTGCCATTGGCTAAAGCAAGGGTGA
- a CDS encoding Protein of unknown function (DUF548) (PFAM: Protein of unknown function (DUF548)), with product MIACEVIPASKSAEEAAEKIAEQLGLSLARSYAESRASVALVVDMHEVWLQPLEKPRPGRVTVDFSSPDMLHRRKSGHNEPLGRAVGVKADRKPRVFDATAGLGRDAFVLADLGCEVELSEASPVLYFLLKHAHETALMSASEKVVNAAERMTISQGDSARRSVSGFNTIYLDPMFPDRSKSAAVKKDLAALQSLLASQSMSTELMQSGSTDPAVELLHWALSQPAERVVVKRPAKSPHLGGVKPSHSITGKTVRFDVLVRPGNQ from the coding sequence ATGATTGCCTGCGAAGTGATACCCGCATCCAAATCAGCTGAGGAGGCGGCAGAAAAAATTGCTGAGCAATTAGGTCTGTCTCTAGCGCGCTCTTATGCCGAATCGAGGGCTTCTGTGGCGCTCGTTGTTGATATGCATGAGGTGTGGTTGCAGCCTCTGGAGAAGCCTCGTCCGGGCCGCGTCACTGTCGATTTTTCCTCTCCTGATATGCTCCACAGACGAAAGTCAGGCCACAATGAGCCTTTGGGTAGAGCAGTTGGCGTGAAAGCTGACAGAAAACCACGCGTTTTTGATGCTACCGCTGGTTTGGGACGAGACGCTTTCGTACTTGCTGACTTGGGCTGCGAGGTTGAGCTATCCGAGGCATCACCGGTTCTCTACTTTTTATTGAAGCATGCACATGAAACAGCGCTTATGAGCGCTTCAGAGAAAGTGGTCAACGCTGCTGAGCGCATGACTATCAGCCAGGGAGATAGTGCTCGACGTTCGGTATCAGGCTTCAACACGATCTATCTCGATCCAATGTTTCCGGATCGCAGCAAATCAGCCGCGGTAAAGAAAGACCTTGCCGCTTTGCAGTCGCTACTTGCCAGCCAATCGATGAGTACAGAACTAATGCAGTCTGGCTCGACCGATCCGGCTGTGGAATTGCTTCATTGGGCGTTGTCTCAGCCCGCAGAGCGCGTGGTAGTCAAACGACCCGCAAAGTCGCCCCATCTTGGGGGCGTTAAACCTTCCCACTCGATTACCGGTAAGACGGTGAGGTTTGATGTTTTGGTTCGCCCTGGTAACCAATGA
- a CDS encoding Lauroyl/myristoyl acyltransferase (PFAM: Bacterial lipid A biosynthesis acyltransferase), with translation MTYWLYRAIAALPLALSYRLASLISWLTQYVIRYRVETVDRNLRAAFPEQTDAWYSETRKRFYKQFAEVTVESLYGWRMPKAELEARMKLIGWEPLLASSDESPKPGILLSIHHGNWEWLVQRSSLAASAPFDGVYKPLHDKGADRFALESRGRWGGTLVTMKAMGRHVLRNRRTPRVLALLADQAPGKKETAHWTTFMNQPAGFFLGPATLANITQYPVYFVRVQRVGRGFYEIELIEICKEPGSLSQEELIERYVELAEETIRLEPESYLWSNRRWKRTPPKEFLADQATLTESEAESGDIQSNP, from the coding sequence ATGACGTACTGGCTGTACCGCGCGATCGCAGCGCTACCGCTCGCTTTGTCGTATCGCTTGGCGAGCCTCATTTCCTGGTTGACGCAATACGTCATCCGATATCGCGTTGAGACCGTTGATCGCAACCTGAGAGCCGCTTTTCCCGAGCAGACCGATGCCTGGTACTCAGAAACTCGCAAACGTTTCTACAAACAGTTCGCTGAAGTGACCGTCGAATCGCTCTATGGCTGGCGCATGCCAAAAGCGGAACTGGAAGCGCGCATGAAACTCATCGGTTGGGAGCCTTTGCTAGCATCATCCGACGAGTCTCCGAAGCCAGGCATCCTGCTCTCCATACATCACGGAAACTGGGAGTGGTTGGTGCAACGTTCTAGCCTCGCGGCATCTGCTCCGTTTGATGGTGTTTATAAGCCCCTTCACGATAAAGGTGCTGATCGCTTTGCACTCGAATCCCGGGGACGATGGGGTGGAACGCTCGTCACGATGAAAGCGATGGGACGGCATGTATTACGAAACCGCCGGACACCTAGAGTACTCGCACTCCTCGCAGACCAAGCACCCGGTAAAAAAGAAACTGCGCACTGGACGACGTTCATGAACCAACCCGCGGGCTTCTTTCTGGGCCCCGCAACTCTCGCGAACATAACGCAATATCCCGTCTACTTTGTGCGTGTTCAGCGTGTGGGACGCGGTTTTTATGAGATCGAGCTCATTGAGATCTGTAAAGAGCCCGGAAGTCTTTCGCAGGAAGAATTGATCGAGCGATACGTAGAACTTGCAGAGGAAACAATCCGTCTCGAGCCAGAGAGTTACTTGTGGAGTAATCGTCGGTGGAAGCGAACACCTCCGAAGGAGTTTCTAGCCGATCAGGCGACGTTGACAGAAAGTGAGGCCGAATCGGGCGATATCCAGTCAAATCCCTGA
- a CDS encoding putative lipoprotein (PFAM: NlpB/DapX lipoprotein) has product MLKIKTRMHDVKNAAVLLALAAVAGCSYLPESVNVVPWETETELSGDYETAIETAAITVPEDLDSEAIQQGYPIPEVAVNIAIPVTGKVPRPAPLTAGSQVDAVRLQRLGGNSWAVVNVAPGQLWPQVRAFLVSSGIDVSRVDATGGLIDTDFVLLQDRELESRFRFRVDSGVQRNTSELHVLQQNQAKDIDLTSWPESSDDDDLEQKMLRNIAQFIANNAESAPVSMMAGQAMTGAGRIALEESSAGARLRLELPFNRAWAATEKGFSDAGFRVDDKNRSAGLFYVTYLGPDGEGEEGWFGWLWGGGDSDDPLIGREFQVMLTTQERELIYIDVLDSQGQAIEQVEQQGLLILLQGNIT; this is encoded by the coding sequence ATGCTTAAAATAAAAACGCGAATGCATGACGTAAAAAATGCTGCCGTATTGCTTGCACTGGCGGCAGTTGCAGGCTGTAGCTACCTTCCGGAATCAGTCAACGTAGTTCCCTGGGAGACTGAAACAGAGCTGTCCGGAGATTACGAGACTGCCATTGAGACTGCGGCAATAACCGTGCCCGAGGATTTGGATTCTGAGGCCATTCAGCAGGGCTATCCCATTCCTGAGGTGGCTGTGAACATCGCAATACCTGTCACCGGTAAGGTTCCTCGCCCCGCACCGTTGACTGCAGGATCTCAAGTCGATGCTGTCCGGTTGCAGCGCCTTGGTGGTAACAGTTGGGCTGTGGTCAACGTGGCGCCCGGGCAGTTATGGCCGCAGGTGCGTGCTTTCTTGGTGAGCAGTGGTATCGACGTGTCTCGCGTGGATGCAACTGGTGGTTTGATTGATACCGATTTTGTCCTTTTGCAGGACCGTGAACTCGAGTCTCGTTTCCGTTTTCGTGTCGATTCAGGCGTCCAGCGAAACACCTCAGAGTTGCATGTGCTGCAGCAGAATCAGGCAAAAGACATTGATCTAACATCATGGCCTGAGAGCTCGGATGATGACGATCTTGAGCAAAAGATGCTTCGAAACATCGCTCAGTTCATTGCGAATAATGCTGAGTCTGCGCCTGTTTCGATGATGGCTGGGCAGGCGATGACTGGCGCTGGGCGGATTGCGCTGGAGGAATCATCGGCCGGTGCTCGTCTCAGGTTGGAGTTGCCATTCAATCGCGCCTGGGCGGCTACTGAAAAAGGCTTTTCCGATGCCGGCTTCCGAGTCGACGATAAGAACCGGAGCGCAGGGTTGTTCTACGTGACTTACCTTGGTCCTGATGGCGAGGGTGAGGAAGGTTGGTTTGGCTGGCTCTGGGGCGGCGGCGATAGCGACGATCCACTCATTGGCCGTGAATTTCAGGTGATGCTCACCACTCAGGAGCGTGAGTTGATTTATATCGACGTTCTGGATTCGCAGGGTCAGGCTATCGAGCAAGTAGAGCAACAAGGGCTACTCATTCTTTTGCAAGGCAACATTACTTAA
- a CDS encoding 2,3,4,5-tetrahydropyridine-2,6-dicarboxylate N-succinyltransferase (TIGRFAM: 2,3,4,5-tetrahydropyridine-2,6-dicarboxylate N-succinyltransferase), protein MSGTLHGFGLGVASENANGDILDVFFPAPKASLSGPSADALRAVSGTLDDAALSSLAKDCRAANDEPTAALAERLRDGGRRVVASTLTENQAPQTVEDAYLKLHMLSHRLVKPHGTDLSGIFPLLPNVAWTDEGPVDLSELADRQLTARLQGRVLEVASVDKFPKMTNYVVPSGVRIAHSARVRLGAHLGAGTTVMHEGFINFNAGTEGPGMVEGRISAGVMVGKGSDLGGGCSTMGTLSGGGNIIISVGEECLIGANAGLGIPLGDRCTVEAGLFVTAGTKVAVLDDQRNTIENIAARHLAGRSDLLFRRNSQSGSVECLTNKTAIELNESLHANN, encoded by the coding sequence ATGTCTGGCACTCTCCACGGCTTTGGCCTAGGCGTAGCATCTGAAAATGCTAACGGCGATATTCTCGATGTTTTTTTTCCGGCGCCGAAAGCGAGCCTATCCGGCCCCTCAGCCGATGCACTTCGTGCAGTGTCCGGCACACTCGACGACGCGGCGCTGTCATCGCTTGCCAAGGATTGCCGCGCAGCTAATGACGAGCCCACAGCAGCGCTCGCAGAGAGGCTACGAGATGGTGGGCGAAGAGTGGTTGCATCAACACTGACAGAAAACCAAGCTCCCCAGACGGTTGAGGACGCCTACTTAAAGTTACATATGCTCTCTCATCGCCTGGTAAAACCGCACGGCACGGATCTGTCTGGCATCTTCCCTTTGCTTCCCAACGTCGCATGGACTGATGAGGGCCCTGTTGATTTAAGCGAGCTTGCGGATCGACAGTTAACTGCTCGGCTGCAGGGGCGGGTACTGGAAGTCGCAAGCGTTGATAAATTCCCCAAAATGACAAATTACGTTGTGCCCTCGGGCGTTCGCATCGCCCACAGTGCAAGAGTCCGCCTCGGCGCCCACCTTGGTGCAGGCACTACCGTTATGCACGAGGGATTTATCAATTTTAATGCCGGCACTGAAGGACCTGGCATGGTCGAAGGCCGAATCTCCGCCGGTGTTATGGTAGGTAAAGGCTCGGATCTCGGCGGTGGCTGCTCCACCATGGGCACGCTATCTGGTGGCGGCAATATCATTATTTCAGTGGGTGAAGAATGCTTGATCGGCGCGAACGCTGGACTCGGGATTCCTTTGGGTGATCGCTGCACGGTTGAGGCCGGACTCTTCGTCACCGCAGGGACGAAAGTGGCGGTACTCGACGATCAGAGAAATACGATCGAAAACATCGCCGCGCGGCATCTGGCCGGTCGCTCGGATCTACTCTTCCGTCGGAATTCACAATCGGGATCTGTAGAATGCCTAACCAACAAAACAGCGATTGAGCTCAACGAAAGCCTCCATGCAAACAACTAA
- a CDS encoding endonuclease III (PFAM: HhH-GPD superfamily base excision DNA repair protein; Helix-hairpin-helix motif~TIGRFAM: endonuclease III) translates to MSGNMLKENRVAFIDQRLQELYPNPPVPLDHTDPYTLLVAVLLSAQCTDERVNQVTPALFELADNPYDMARESAETIRAIIKPCGLSPQKSKAIRRLSEILIEDHGGEVPQDFESLEKLPGVGHKTASVVMAQSFGVPSFPVDTHIHRLAQRWGLTRGRNVNETERDLKRVFKKSRWNDLHLQIIFYGREFCTARGCDGRVCEICTTCYPARKHPKRVNKP, encoded by the coding sequence ATGTCAGGCAATATGCTCAAAGAGAATCGCGTAGCGTTTATTGACCAACGCTTGCAAGAACTGTATCCCAACCCTCCAGTTCCGCTGGACCATACCGACCCCTACACCCTTCTGGTCGCGGTGCTATTGAGTGCGCAATGTACCGACGAGAGAGTCAACCAAGTGACTCCTGCGCTTTTTGAACTGGCGGATAATCCTTATGATATGGCCAGGGAGAGTGCGGAAACTATTCGCGCCATCATCAAACCCTGCGGCTTGTCACCCCAAAAATCCAAAGCGATTAGAAGACTCAGTGAAATCTTGATCGAGGATCATGGCGGCGAAGTCCCCCAAGACTTCGAGAGCCTCGAAAAACTTCCCGGCGTAGGACATAAAACCGCAAGCGTTGTGATGGCACAATCATTCGGGGTCCCAAGCTTCCCTGTCGACACGCACATACACCGTTTGGCGCAGCGCTGGGGGCTCACCCGCGGGCGCAATGTCAACGAAACAGAGCGTGACTTAAAACGCGTATTTAAGAAGAGCCGATGGAATGACCTTCACCTACAAATCATTTTCTACGGCAGAGAATTTTGCACAGCCAGAGGCTGCGATGGTCGTGTTTGCGAAATTTGTACCACTTGCTATCCAGCGCGAAAGCATCCTAAGCGCGTAAACAAACCTTAA